One stretch of Hemitrygon akajei chromosome 18, sHemAka1.3, whole genome shotgun sequence DNA includes these proteins:
- the dnajc22 gene encoding dnaJ homolog subfamily C member 22 produces the protein MIKSLVITYVLWSLGGPLGLHHIYLGRDSHALLWMVTFGGFGFGWIREFWHLPKYVQNANFRHKKTQRKRDKQPSMKIIRTFGQFVVGVYFGIVALISLSPLSGFYIMVLPLAITLGVHLVANVGEQTSNINATMIASIVTSIIFYGRPIATIPISIVATVVSMQHRLYKTSSDTEDNLRVRLYRLALAWLAFTMPIFYCMFHNTTVTITYISDTINIILDSLRIFPLVSGLFESILLLPYHAWKLSTGGTGLGYGYNQEWEKLFESITTIKTERERLAYKVLGLHQEATLEEINKSYRELVKRWHPDQNRHNLNEAEQQFLEIQAAYEVLTKKQTRDIQEL, from the exons ATGATCAAAAGTTTGGTGATCACTTATGTTCTCTGGTCATTAGGTGGACCTTTAGGTCTCCATCACATCTACCTTGGGAGAGATAGCCATGCCTTACTGTGGATGGTGACATTCGGTGGATTTGGGTTTGGGTGGATTCGTGAGTTTTGGCATTTGCCAAAATACGTGCAAAATGCAAACTTTCGCCACAAAAAGACTCAAAGGAAAAGAGATAAACAACCATCAATGAAAATTATCCGAACTTTTGGCCAATTTGTAGTTGGGGTTTACTTTGGTATCGTTGCTCTCATAAGTCTATCTCCATTAAGTGGTTTCTACATCATGGTCTTGCCACTTGCTATCACACTAGGTGTTCACCTTGTAGCTAATGTTGGTGAGCAAACTTCCAATATAAATGCAACAATGATAGCCTCCATTGTTACTTCCATCATATTCTATGGAAGACCCATTGCAACAATACCCATCAGTATTGTTGCTACTGTTGTCTCTATGCAACACCGCCTCTACAAGACTTCAAGTGACACGGAAGACAACTTAAGGGTGCGACTTTACAGATTAGCTTTAGCTTGGCTGGCTTTCACAATGCCAATCTTCTATTGTATGTTTCACAATACCACAGTTACGATTACATACATCTCAGACACTATTAATATTATCCTAGATTCACTCCGAATTTTCCCACTGGTCAGTGGTCTCTTTGAATCTATATTACTTCTCCCATATCATGCATGGAAGCTCTCCACTGGTGGAACTGGATTAGGCTATGGATACAATCAAGAATGGGAAAAGTTATTTGAATCTATCACTACCATAAAGACTGAAAGAGAAAGGTTAGCGTACAAG GTGCTGGGACTACACCAGGAAGCAACCTTGGAAGAAATTAACAAAAGTTATAGAGAGTTGGTGAAACGCTGGCACCCTGACCAAAACCGACATAACTTAAATGAAGCAGAACAACAATTTCTTGAGATACAGGCAGCATATGAAGTACTTACGAAAAAGCAGACAAGAGACATTCAAGAGCTGTGA